Proteins from a single region of Echeneis naucrates chromosome 14, fEcheNa1.1, whole genome shotgun sequence:
- the LOC115054087 gene encoding ras-related protein Rab-6A isoform X2 translates to MSSAGDFGNPLRKFKLVFLGEQSVGKTSLITRFMYDSFDNTYQATIGIDFLSKTMYLEDRTIRLQLWDTAGQERFRSLIPSYIRDSAAAVVVYDITNVNSFQQTTKWIDDVRTERGSDVIIMLVGNKTDLADKRQVSIEEGERKAKELNVMFIETSAKAGYNVKQLFRRVAAALPGMDTAQDKNREDMIDIKLEKPPEQPVSEGGCSC, encoded by the exons ATGTCTTCGGCCGGAGACTTCGGAAACCCTTTAAGAAAGTTTAAACTGGTCTTTCTCGGGGAACAGAGCG tgggAAAGACGTCACTTATTACCAGATTCATGTATGACAGCTTCGACAACACTTACCAA GCCACAATAGGAATAGATTTCCTGTCAAAAACAATGTACCTTGAAGACAGAACA ATCCGGTTGCAGTTGTGGGACACAGCAGGGCAAGAAAGATTTCGTAGCCTTATCCCAAGTTACATCAgagactctgctgctgctgttgtagtGTATGACATCACAA ATGTCAATTCCTTCCAGCAAACCACAAAATGGATTGATGATGTGAGAAcggagagaggaagtgatgtcatcatcatgtTAGTGGGAAACAAGACAGACCTTGCAGACAAAAG GCAAGTATCTATTGAAGAGGGTGAGCGGAAAGCCAAAGAActaaatgtaatgtttattgAGACTAGTGCAAAAGCGGGCTACAACGTAAAGCAG CTCTTTCGTCGTGTGGCAGCCGCCCTCCCAGGCATGGATACCGCACAGGACAAGAATAGAGAGGACA TGATTGACATAAAGTTGGAAAAACCACCAGAGCAACCTGTCAGTGAAGGAGGCTGTTCCTGCTAA
- the LOC115054087 gene encoding ras-related protein Rab-6A isoform X1, producing the protein MSSAGDFGNPLRKFKLVFLGEQSVGKTSLITRFMYDSFDNTYQATIGIDFLSKTMYLEDRTIRLQLWDTAGQERFRSLIPSYIRDSAAAVVVYDITNVNSFQQTTKWIDDVRTERGSDVIIMLVGNKTDLADKRQITTEEGEQRAKEMNVLFIETSAKTGYNVKQLFRRVAAALPGMDTAQDKNREDMIDIKLEKPPEQPVSEGGCSC; encoded by the exons ATGTCTTCGGCCGGAGACTTCGGAAACCCTTTAAGAAAGTTTAAACTGGTCTTTCTCGGGGAACAGAGCG tgggAAAGACGTCACTTATTACCAGATTCATGTATGACAGCTTCGACAACACTTACCAA GCCACAATAGGAATAGATTTCCTGTCAAAAACAATGTACCTTGAAGACAGAACA ATCCGGTTGCAGTTGTGGGACACAGCAGGGCAAGAAAGATTTCGTAGCCTTATCCCAAGTTACATCAgagactctgctgctgctgttgtagtGTATGACATCACAA ATGTCAATTCCTTCCAGCAAACCACAAAATGGATTGATGATGTGAGAAcggagagaggaagtgatgtcatcatcatgtTAGTGGGAAACAAGACAGACCTTGCAGACAAAAG ACAGATAACcacagaggagggagaacagagaGCGAAAGAGATGAATGTTCTGTTTATTGAAACAAGTGCAAAGACAGGCTACAATGTCAAACAG CTCTTTCGTCGTGTGGCAGCCGCCCTCCCAGGCATGGATACCGCACAGGACAAGAATAGAGAGGACA TGATTGACATAAAGTTGGAAAAACCACCAGAGCAACCTGTCAGTGAAGGAGGCTGTTCCTGCTAA
- the LOC115054087 gene encoding ras-related protein Rab-6A isoform X3 — translation MSSAGDFGNPLRKFKLVFLGEQSVGKTSLITRFMYDSFDNTYQATIGIDFLSKTMYLEDRTLFRRVAAALPGMDTAQDKNREDMIDIKLEKPPEQPVSEGGCSC, via the exons ATGTCTTCGGCCGGAGACTTCGGAAACCCTTTAAGAAAGTTTAAACTGGTCTTTCTCGGGGAACAGAGCG tgggAAAGACGTCACTTATTACCAGATTCATGTATGACAGCTTCGACAACACTTACCAA GCCACAATAGGAATAGATTTCCTGTCAAAAACAATGTACCTTGAAGACAGAACA CTCTTTCGTCGTGTGGCAGCCGCCCTCCCAGGCATGGATACCGCACAGGACAAGAATAGAGAGGACA TGATTGACATAAAGTTGGAAAAACCACCAGAGCAACCTGTCAGTGAAGGAGGCTGTTCCTGCTAA